One Halalkalicoccus sp. NIPERK01 genomic region harbors:
- the hisD gene encoding histidinol dehydrogenase, with protein sequence MNVQSIADLGPERRRALFERDAGIEAIRGDVRGIVERVREEGDVAVREFCREFDDVDVGNLDVTDATERAYEAIDDETREAIETAAENVREFHERQLPADWREEFDDGRELGRRFRPIERVGVYVPGGAAAYPSSALMGVIPATVAGVETVCVATPPAKEINPVTLAAIHAAGADEVYSVGGAQAIGALAYGTESVTRVQKVVGPGNRWVTAAKAEVKGDCEIDFLAGPSEVLVIADATADPEFVAADLLAQAEHDENASVVAVATDREVAEAVAEATDRQAAAREREGTIRGALDNDASGVFLARSMSEAISFAEAYAAEHLSIQADEDESILERIDNAGSVFLGPYTPVAAGDYASGTNHVLPTNGLAKVTGGLSVEHFLRASTVQRLSPDGLDSLSDTIDTLARAEGLEGHAESVAVRVRERDEREVDRDRLRE encoded by the coding sequence ATGAACGTCCAGTCCATCGCCGACCTCGGCCCCGAGCGTCGCCGCGCGCTGTTCGAGCGCGACGCCGGCATCGAGGCGATTCGAGGCGACGTCCGCGGGATCGTAGAGCGCGTCCGCGAGGAGGGCGACGTCGCGGTCAGGGAGTTCTGCCGTGAGTTCGACGACGTTGACGTGGGCAACCTCGACGTGACCGACGCCACGGAGCGCGCCTACGAGGCGATCGACGACGAAACCAGAGAGGCGATCGAGACCGCCGCCGAGAACGTCCGTGAGTTCCACGAGCGCCAACTCCCGGCCGACTGGCGCGAGGAGTTCGACGACGGGCGCGAACTCGGCCGGCGGTTCCGACCCATCGAGCGCGTCGGCGTCTACGTCCCCGGCGGCGCGGCGGCCTATCCCTCCAGCGCGCTGATGGGGGTGATCCCCGCGACCGTCGCGGGCGTCGAGACCGTCTGCGTGGCGACCCCGCCCGCGAAGGAGATCAACCCCGTGACGCTGGCGGCGATCCACGCCGCGGGCGCGGACGAGGTCTACAGCGTCGGCGGCGCACAGGCGATCGGGGCGCTCGCCTACGGCACCGAGTCGGTCACCCGCGTCCAGAAGGTCGTCGGGCCCGGAAACCGCTGGGTCACGGCCGCCAAAGCCGAGGTCAAGGGGGACTGCGAGATCGACTTTTTGGCAGGACCCAGCGAGGTCCTCGTGATCGCCGACGCGACGGCCGACCCCGAGTTCGTCGCCGCGGACCTGCTCGCGCAGGCCGAACACGACGAGAACGCCTCGGTGGTCGCGGTCGCGACCGACCGCGAGGTCGCCGAGGCGGTCGCGGAGGCCACCGACCGACAGGCCGCCGCCCGCGAGCGCGAGGGGACGATCCGCGGGGCGCTCGACAACGACGCGAGCGGCGTCTTTCTCGCCCGGTCGATGAGCGAGGCGATCTCCTTCGCCGAGGCGTACGCCGCAGAACACCTCTCGATCCAGGCCGACGAGGACGAGTCGATCCTCGAACGGATCGACAACGCGGGAAGCGTCTTTCTGGGACCCTACACGCCCGTCGCCGCGGGCGACTACGCCAGCGGCACGAACCACGTCCTCCCCACCAACGGACTGGCGAAGGTCACGGGCGGCCTGTCGGTCGAACACTTCCTCCGGGCGAGCACGGTCCAGCGCCTCTCGCCCGATGGGCTCGACTCGCTTTCGGACACCATCGACACGCTCGCGCGCGCGGAGGGTCTCGAAGGCCACGCCGAGAGCGTCGCCGTCAGGGTGCGCGAGCGCGACGAACGCGAGGTCGACCGGGACCGACTCCGGGAGTAG
- a CDS encoding DUF447 domain-containing protein, whose translation MSGEGGEDGDETGWPVELDGVVESVVATLGPNGRWNLAALGLFSPEPITARTWGNTRTRRNFRREGGGYVQFTRDPVDFVEAACSIYERDDPVLPSADAWARVEVERVDTGESGGTRWEEWDLAPVESGIENRVVPTTSRGYAAVIEATVAASRLGVEGYDTARLEARLAYFASVVERCGGERAREALSRLEEHVEWNRRNESF comes from the coding sequence GTGAGCGGCGAGGGTGGTGAGGACGGGGACGAGACCGGGTGGCCCGTCGAACTCGACGGTGTGGTCGAGTCGGTCGTCGCCACGCTCGGTCCCAACGGCCGGTGGAACCTCGCCGCGCTGGGGCTCTTTTCCCCGGAACCGATCACCGCCAGAACGTGGGGCAACACCCGAACCCGCCGGAACTTCCGCCGCGAGGGCGGGGGCTACGTCCAGTTCACGCGCGACCCCGTCGACTTCGTCGAGGCGGCCTGTTCGATCTACGAGCGCGACGATCCCGTCCTTCCCTCCGCGGACGCGTGGGCGCGCGTCGAGGTCGAGCGCGTCGACACGGGCGAATCCGGGGGCACGCGCTGGGAGGAGTGGGACCTCGCGCCCGTCGAGTCGGGGATCGAAAACCGGGTGGTTCCGACGACCTCTCGGGGGTACGCGGCCGTGATCGAGGCGACGGTCGCCGCCTCCAGGCTCGGCGTCGAGGGCTACGACACCGCCCGACTGGAGGCACGCCTGGCGTACTTCGCGTCGGTGGTCGAGCGCTGTGGGGGCGAGCGCGCACGCGAGGCGCTCTCGCGCCTCGAGGAGCACGTCGAGTGGAACCGGCGAAACGAATCCTTTTAG
- a CDS encoding triphosphoribosyl-dephospho-CoA synthase — translation MRPAENAQLALLLEVSGTPKPGNVDRERDLPDLRFEDFLAGAVGAGAGLRAAESDSIGIAFERAVEGMADLHGENTQFGALLLLVPLVRAASEGDLSPAGAERVVRNTTVEDAAAFYRAFEHCSVFVSDPPAEWDAVDVRRGAAAIPAVEERGLTLFDVMALGDADDVAREWTGGFERSFRVADRIEELSGPLSDRAATAFCEELARRPDTLVAKKHGEGIARRVSEQVAAFDGNERLLGALARVFVERGINPGTTADVVAAGLFVALERGVEA, via the coding sequence GTGAGGCCCGCCGAGAACGCCCAACTGGCCCTCCTGCTCGAGGTCTCGGGCACGCCCAAACCCGGCAACGTCGACCGCGAGCGGGACCTCCCCGACCTGCGATTCGAGGACTTCCTCGCGGGCGCCGTCGGCGCGGGCGCGGGACTGCGCGCGGCCGAATCCGATTCTATAGGTATCGCCTTCGAGCGCGCCGTCGAGGGGATGGCCGATCTGCACGGCGAGAACACGCAGTTCGGTGCGCTGCTGCTCCTCGTGCCCCTCGTCCGGGCCGCGAGCGAGGGCGACCTCTCGCCGGCGGGCGCAGAGCGCGTGGTACGGAACACCACCGTCGAGGACGCCGCGGCGTTCTACCGGGCGTTCGAGCACTGTTCGGTGTTCGTCTCCGACCCGCCCGCGGAGTGGGACGCGGTCGACGTCCGCCGCGGTGCGGCGGCGATCCCCGCCGTCGAGGAGCGGGGGCTCACGCTGTTCGACGTGATGGCGCTCGGCGACGCCGACGACGTCGCCCGCGAGTGGACCGGGGGGTTCGAGCGCTCGTTCCGGGTGGCCGATCGGATCGAGGAACTGTCGGGCCCGCTCTCGGACCGGGCGGCGACGGCCTTCTGCGAGGAACTCGCCCGCCGCCCCGACACGCTCGTCGCGAAGAAACACGGAGAGGGGATCGCGAGGCGGGTCAGCGAGCAGGTCGCGGCGTTCGACGGGAACGAGCGCCTGCTCGGGGCGCTCGCGCGCGTGTTCGTCGAGCGAGGGATCAACCCCGGCACCACCGCAGACGTCGTCGCCGCCGGCCTGTTCGTCGCGCTCGAACGGGGTGTCGAGGCGTGA
- a CDS encoding antitoxin VapB family protein produces the protein MGTKTIGLDEEAYDRLKAQKRAGESFSDTVKRITSEVSADWREGFGSLSDEEGERLAAAIAAQREDANAGLAARQDRVLEAMGGNESDAGE, from the coding sequence ATGGGGACGAAAACGATCGGGCTCGACGAGGAGGCCTACGACCGACTGAAGGCCCAGAAGCGCGCGGGCGAGAGCTTTAGCGACACGGTAAAACGCATCACGAGCGAGGTGAGCGCCGACTGGCGGGAGGGCTTCGGGTCGCTCTCCGACGAGGAGGGCGAGCGCCTCGCCGCGGCCATCGCCGCCCAGCGTGAGGACGCGAACGCCGGCCTCGCGGCCCGTCAGGATCGAGTTCTGGAGGCGATGGGTGGCAATGAGTCGGACGCCGGAGAATGA
- the asd gene encoding aspartate-semialdehyde dehydrogenase, translating to MTHTVGVLGATGAVGQRLIQLLDPHPDFEIRALTASSESAGKPYREAAKWRISTPIPDDVATITVAETAPDAIPDVDLLFSSLPSSVGERVESDFCEAGYVVSSNSSNQRMAEDVPLVIPEVNADHLGLLEVQRDSRGWDGAMVKNPNCSTITMVPTLKALDEFGLSRVHVATLQAVSGAGYSGVTSMEIIDNAIPHIGGEEEKMESESKKLLGSFDGAELSTHEATVSASCNRIPTLDGHLENVWVETEEEAGVEDAIGVMESYDPIDLPSSPDPLIRVFEEPERPQPRLDRERKNGMQICAGGLRESETGLQYNCLAHNTLRGAAGASVLNGELLAKEGHL from the coding sequence ATGACTCACACTGTCGGCGTCCTCGGTGCGACCGGCGCTGTCGGACAGCGGCTCATCCAGCTTCTGGATCCCCACCCCGACTTCGAGATCCGCGCGCTCACCGCGAGTTCCGAGAGCGCGGGCAAACCCTACCGTGAGGCCGCCAAGTGGCGCATCAGCACGCCCATCCCCGATGACGTCGCGACGATAACGGTCGCCGAAACGGCTCCCGACGCGATTCCCGACGTCGACCTGCTGTTCTCGTCGCTGCCCTCCTCGGTGGGCGAGCGCGTCGAGAGCGACTTCTGCGAGGCGGGCTACGTGGTCTCCTCGAACTCCTCGAACCAGCGCATGGCCGAGGACGTTCCCCTCGTCATCCCCGAGGTCAACGCCGACCACCTCGGCCTGCTGGAGGTGCAGCGCGACTCGCGGGGCTGGGACGGCGCGATGGTGAAGAACCCCAACTGCTCGACGATCACGATGGTGCCCACCCTGAAAGCGCTCGACGAGTTCGGTCTCTCGCGGGTGCACGTCGCGACCCTCCAGGCCGTCTCGGGGGCGGGTTACTCGGGCGTGACCTCGATGGAGATCATCGACAACGCCATCCCGCACATCGGCGGCGAGGAGGAGAAGATGGAAAGCGAGTCGAAGAAGCTCCTGGGGAGCTTCGACGGCGCGGAACTCTCGACGCATGAGGCGACCGTTTCGGCCTCGTGTAACCGGATTCCGACCCTCGATGGCCACCTCGAGAACGTCTGGGTCGAGACCGAGGAGGAGGCGGGCGTCGAGGACGCCATCGGGGTGATGGAGTCCTACGATCCGATCGACCTGCCCTCCTCGCCCGACCCGCTCATCCGGGTGTTCGAGGAGCCAGAACGCCCCCAGCCCCGACTCGACCGCGAGCGGAAGAACGGGATGCAGATCTGTGCGGGCGGCCTGCGCGAGAGCGAGACGGGACTGCAGTACAACTGTCTGGCGCACAACACCCTCCGAGGGGCGGCCGGCGCGAGCGTGCTCAACGGGGAGTTGCTCGCCAAGGAAGGCCACCTCTAG
- the cofD gene encoding 2-phospho-L-lactate transferase produces MVTFLSGGTGTPKLLSGIEGVFEPRETTVVANTGDDVELGGLFVSPDVDTVLFERGGVLDRETWWGIEGDTHETDEFLFELADAAGLEGGPRYLPDGMQTEGREIARWRRFSGIAEFMTIGDRDRAVHITRTSLLDEGHTLTEVTRTLADAFGLDLDLVPMSDDPLSTLIHTPEGPMHFQEFWVGYRGEPTIVDVEFRGEARPTEAVRDALTDPVVVGPSNPVTSVGPIRAVEGVEERLAETPVIAVSPFVEGRVFSGPAGDLMAATGHEPSTAGVAEAYPFADAFVLDSDDRTELGRPVVRTDTTMDSPTDATRVARAVREALEEVA; encoded by the coding sequence ATGGTCACGTTTCTCTCCGGGGGGACCGGGACGCCGAAGCTCCTCTCGGGGATCGAGGGCGTCTTCGAGCCGAGGGAGACGACGGTGGTCGCGAACACCGGCGACGACGTCGAACTCGGGGGCCTGTTCGTCTCGCCGGACGTCGACACCGTGCTGTTCGAACGCGGCGGCGTCCTCGACCGCGAGACGTGGTGGGGGATCGAGGGTGACACCCACGAGACCGACGAGTTCCTGTTCGAACTCGCCGACGCGGCCGGATTGGAGGGCGGCCCACGATATCTCCCCGACGGGATGCAGACGGAGGGGAGAGAGATCGCCCGCTGGCGACGGTTCTCGGGGATCGCGGAGTTCATGACGATCGGGGATCGGGACCGGGCCGTTCACATCACCCGGACGAGCCTGCTCGACGAGGGCCACACCCTCACCGAGGTCACGCGCACCCTCGCCGATGCCTTTGGACTCGACCTCGACCTCGTCCCGATGAGCGACGACCCGCTTTCGACGCTGATTCACACGCCCGAGGGGCCGATGCACTTCCAGGAGTTCTGGGTCGGGTATCGAGGGGAACCGACGATCGTGGACGTGGAGTTCCGCGGCGAGGCACGCCCGACGGAGGCGGTCCGGGACGCTCTGACCGACCCCGTGGTGGTCGGCCCGTCGAACCCGGTCACCAGCGTCGGACCGATCCGGGCGGTCGAGGGGGTCGAGGAGCGCCTCGCCGAGACGCCCGTGATCGCGGTCTCGCCGTTCGTCGAGGGTCGCGTGTTCTCGGGACCGGCGGGCGACCTCATGGCCGCGACCGGCCACGAGCCGAGCACGGCGGGCGTTGCCGAGGCCTATCCGTTCGCCGACGCGTTCGTGCTGGACTCGGACGACCGAACGGAACTCGGCCGCCCCGTCGTGCGAACCGACACGACGATGGACTCGCCGACGGACGCGACCCGCGTGGCGCGGGCGGTCCGCGAGGCGCTGGAGGAGGTCGCATGA
- a CDS encoding D-2-hydroxyacid dehydrogenase, which yields MSDRPDVLVLRRGTHGMPVTDLRDELRERLPDHDVRAATTPREERDLIAEVPIAVGMGIDEELLSHAENLDLFACAYAGTGHLPMSSLEEAGVAVTNAAGVHGPNIAEQVIGSILAFSRRFFEGRERQANHEWRHYQVGEFMGSTVTVVGLGAIGEAIVSRLEGFGVSTIGVRYTPEKGGPTDEVIGFESDDLHGALARTDVLVLACPLTDTTRGLIGEEEVVTLPEDALLVNIARGPVVETDALVSALRRNKLRGAALDVTDPEPLPEEHPLWDFGNVQITPHNAGHTPRYYERLADIVAENVERLDGGEDELRNRVV from the coding sequence ATGTCCGACCGACCAGACGTCCTCGTCCTCCGGCGGGGAACCCACGGCATGCCCGTCACGGACCTCAGGGACGAACTCCGCGAGCGACTGCCCGACCACGACGTGCGAGCGGCGACGACCCCCCGCGAGGAACGCGACCTGATCGCCGAGGTGCCGATCGCCGTCGGCATGGGGATCGACGAGGAGTTGTTGAGCCACGCCGAGAACCTCGACCTCTTCGCGTGTGCGTACGCCGGCACGGGCCACCTCCCGATGAGCTCTTTGGAAGAGGCGGGCGTGGCCGTGACGAACGCCGCCGGCGTCCACGGTCCGAACATCGCCGAGCAGGTGATCGGCTCGATCCTCGCGTTCTCGCGGCGCTTCTTCGAGGGCCGCGAACGTCAGGCGAACCACGAGTGGCGCCACTACCAGGTCGGCGAGTTCATGGGCTCGACGGTGACGGTCGTCGGGTTGGGCGCGATCGGAGAGGCGATCGTCAGTAGGCTAGAGGGCTTCGGCGTCTCGACCATCGGGGTGCGCTACACGCCCGAGAAGGGCGGGCCGACCGACGAGGTGATCGGGTTCGAAAGCGATGACCTCCACGGGGCGCTCGCGCGCACGGACGTGCTCGTGCTGGCCTGCCCGCTGACCGACACCACGCGAGGGCTGATCGGCGAGGAGGAGGTCGTTACCCTCCCCGAGGACGCGTTACTGGTTAATATCGCCCGCGGGCCCGTCGTCGAGACCGACGCGCTCGTCTCGGCGCTGCGGCGCAACAAGCTTCGGGGCGCGGCCCTCGACGTGACCGACCCCGAGCCCCTGCCCGAGGAGCACCCGCTGTGGGACTTCGGGAACGTCCAGATCACGCCCCACAACGCCGGCCACACGCCGAGGTACTACGAGCGACTCGCGGACATCGTCGCGGAGAACGTCGAGCGCCTCGACGGAGGCGAGGACGAGTTGCGAAACCGGGTCGTCTGA
- a CDS encoding PIN domain-containing protein, which translates to MKLLDTTFLVDYERGEEAVAEFLTVHEDGEEFVTSTICMKELAVGKHAIGSPSKADLVGDYGWLRIVPFTIEHAHEAGVLEATLRADETRRDRVASLAGDVLIAGVASHLDAAVVTRNTDDFEAFEDVAVDRY; encoded by the coding sequence ATGAAGCTGCTGGACACCACGTTTCTGGTGGACTACGAGCGCGGCGAGGAGGCGGTCGCCGAATTTTTAACGGTCCATGAGGACGGCGAGGAGTTCGTCACCTCGACGATCTGTATGAAGGAACTCGCGGTCGGCAAACACGCGATCGGCTCGCCCTCGAAGGCGGATCTCGTCGGGGACTACGGCTGGCTTCGGATCGTCCCGTTCACGATCGAGCACGCCCACGAGGCGGGCGTGCTCGAAGCGACGCTCCGGGCCGACGAGACCCGTCGTGATCGGGTCGCATCGCTGGCCGGCGACGTGCTGATCGCGGGCGTCGCCAGTCATCTCGATGCGGCGGTCGTGACGAGAAACACGGACGATTTCGAGGCGTTCGAGGACGTAGCCGTCGATCGGTACTAG
- a CDS encoding tRNA-dihydrouridine synthase: MRLVAASLSGQSDAEWARAASEHVDCAILGGIALDAPSREAARHLVARDREEFLPADPVAFVDEQLSLLSDAPLETGFNVRSSSIEPVRAVGGVCREHGAICEINAHCRQDELREVGCGETLLRDTDRLCEQVRAAAETGARVSVKVRAEVPGVDLVETARAIEDAGAEVVHVDAMDSEPVIRAVSEASDLFVIANNEVRGRESVHEYLAHGADAVSVGRPSDDPRVLSRVREAIRAWDAREASA; this comes from the coding sequence ATGAGGCTCGTCGCCGCGAGCCTGAGCGGGCAGTCCGACGCCGAGTGGGCGCGTGCGGCGAGCGAGCACGTCGACTGTGCGATCCTCGGCGGGATCGCGCTGGACGCCCCTTCGAGGGAGGCGGCCCGGCATCTGGTCGCGCGCGACCGCGAGGAGTTCCTGCCCGCCGATCCCGTCGCGTTCGTCGACGAGCAGCTATCGCTCCTCTCGGACGCCCCCCTCGAAACGGGCTTCAACGTCCGGAGCAGTTCGATCGAACCGGTTCGCGCTGTCGGGGGGGTCTGTCGGGAGCACGGCGCGATCTGCGAGATCAACGCCCACTGCCGGCAGGACGAGCTTCGCGAGGTCGGCTGTGGCGAGACGCTGCTGCGGGACACGGACCGGCTGTGCGAGCAGGTCCGCGCGGCGGCCGAGACGGGCGCACGGGTGAGCGTGAAGGTCCGCGCCGAGGTTCCGGGGGTCGACCTCGTCGAGACCGCGCGGGCGATCGAGGACGCCGGGGCCGAGGTCGTCCACGTCGACGCGATGGACTCCGAGCCCGTGATCCGGGCGGTGAGCGAGGCGAGCGACCTGTTCGTGATCGCCAACAACGAGGTGCGCGGTCGCGAGAGCGTCCACGAGTACCTCGCTCACGGCGCCGACGCGGTGAGCGTCGGGCGGCCCAGCGACGACCCGCGGGTGCTCTCGCGGGTGCGCGAGGCGATCCGGGCGTGGGACGCACGGGAGGCGAGCGCGTGA
- a CDS encoding 30S ribosomal protein S17e: protein MAIKPAYVKKTGTLLMERYPEAFGDDFEHNKRSVRELTNIESKGVRNRIAGYVTRKHDQQQSAQ from the coding sequence ATGGCGATCAAACCGGCCTACGTCAAGAAGACGGGGACGCTCCTGATGGAGCGCTACCCCGAGGCGTTCGGCGACGACTTCGAGCACAACAAACGCAGCGTCCGAGAACTCACCAACATCGAGTCCAAGGGCGTCCGCAACCGCATCGCGGGCTACGTCACTCGAAAACACGACCAGCAGCAGTCGGCCCAGTAG
- a CDS encoding NAD(P)/FAD-dependent oxidoreductase: MERVDVAIVGGGPGGMAAAEQAAEREARTVVVEKGVPRADRADLGPDSTDAAGMLDYWVDLMGIPFEEIPDEIVLRELEGTEFVGPTERCAMYSTGIDASYPKFGFTFDRPRMDDWLRERAEEAGAEYRVGTAVKGVESDLSSGHVHRLTLGDGSEIEADHLVLADGPQRNVTIPTLDQFVPEGSIGDLLGTHANHIAYQEHRRFPEEVFEDDMLKFWWGHIPGRTAYPWVFPNDGTVARVGLTMPIGLNIEDVENPREYPLIQPEDERLPSGAVYLRRLLEREYGDRYDVEEDFPLVAERGKRGGTEAYPISSTRPIDSPTKAGIAVVGGAMGTTSAFHEGGYHVAVRSGRLAGRLAAIGDLESYNDTWKGRIGEEIRRNVSMAELVKEYTPADWDRTFRIADRMLAGSGGYDMFRRKFGAGLGATRLLLAYRKARFGFRGDRYVQFRESEYAL; encoded by the coding sequence ATGGAGCGCGTTGACGTTGCGATAGTCGGCGGCGGCCCCGGCGGGATGGCGGCCGCCGAGCAGGCCGCCGAGCGCGAGGCGAGGACCGTCGTCGTCGAGAAGGGCGTCCCGCGTGCGGACCGCGCAGATCTCGGCCCGGACTCGACGGACGCCGCCGGGATGCTGGACTACTGGGTCGACCTCATGGGGATCCCCTTCGAGGAGATCCCCGACGAGATCGTCCTCAGGGAACTGGAGGGAACGGAGTTCGTCGGGCCCACCGAGCGGTGTGCGATGTACTCGACGGGGATCGACGCCTCGTACCCGAAGTTCGGCTTCACGTTCGACCGGCCTCGGATGGACGACTGGCTCCGCGAGCGAGCGGAGGAGGCGGGCGCGGAGTATCGCGTGGGTACGGCGGTAAAGGGCGTCGAGAGCGACCTGTCGTCGGGCCACGTCCACCGCCTGACGCTCGGCGACGGAAGCGAGATCGAGGCCGACCACCTCGTGCTCGCGGACGGCCCCCAGCGAAACGTCACCATCCCGACCCTCGATCAGTTCGTCCCGGAGGGCTCGATCGGCGACCTGCTGGGCACCCACGCCAACCACATCGCCTACCAGGAACACCGCCGGTTTCCCGAGGAGGTCTTCGAGGACGACATGCTCAAGTTCTGGTGGGGGCACATCCCCGGTCGAACCGCCTATCCGTGGGTCTTCCCCAACGACGGCACGGTCGCCCGCGTCGGCCTGACGATGCCGATCGGGCTGAACATCGAGGACGTCGAGAACCCGCGGGAGTACCCCCTGATCCAGCCCGAGGACGAGCGCCTCCCCTCGGGCGCGGTCTACCTCCGACGGCTGCTCGAACGCGAGTACGGCGACCGCTACGACGTCGAGGAGGACTTCCCGCTGGTCGCCGAGCGGGGAAAGCGCGGCGGCACGGAGGCCTACCCGATCTCCTCGACCCGACCGATCGACTCGCCCACGAAGGCGGGGATCGCCGTCGTCGGCGGGGCGATGGGAACCACCTCGGCGTTCCACGAAGGGGGCTACCACGTCGCCGTCCGCTCGGGGAGGCTCGCGGGCCGACTCGCCGCCATCGGCGATCTGGAGAGCTACAACGACACCTGGAAGGGGCGGATCGGTGAGGAGATCCGGCGCAACGTCTCGATGGCCGAACTGGTCAAGGAGTACACGCCCGCCGACTGGGACCGGACGTTCAGGATCGCGGATCGGATGCTCGCGGGCAGCGGCGGGTACGACATGTTCCGCCGGAAGTTCGGTGCCGGCCTCGGCGCGACCAGGCTCCTTCTGGCGTACCGAAAGGCCCGATTCGGCTTCCGCGGCGATCGGTACGTCCAGTTCCGCGAGTCGGAGTACGCGCTGTAG
- a CDS encoding Tat pathway signal protein — MTLPDRGALSRREYLKALVAAGGTSALAACLDEESAVEIPAGDPAAVPARQHAWNAVLSGDDNENIVPARHHVLLSLTLARDPTEEDRERFGRALETLERAYEWSHEGLLFTVGYTPAYFERVGWNGLPEPTALTEFEDPEFEDGDLQVHLASDHPQAVLAAEEALVGEVEEVNGVGVEESIEDLIDSRERLTGFVGPGLPAEHQDTPGVPDSEPIHEEAPFFMGFRSGFEESQASEDRVTIEEGPFAGGTTQHVETLSIDLRQWYEQDSQFQRVAKLFSHQHAEEGLVGEYGEKLDESNALTAERIANTTEDARRYGVVGHAQKAARAREDGEPLLLRRDFNTTDDDRPGLHFLSLQREIDEFVRVREAMTGTDLAEETGIGSITNNGILQYLTVRRRGNYLLPPHDLRAFPEP, encoded by the coding sequence ATGACCCTCCCCGACAGAGGCGCGCTCTCGCGTCGCGAGTACCTGAAGGCGCTGGTCGCCGCCGGCGGGACGAGCGCGCTCGCGGCCTGTCTCGACGAGGAGTCGGCGGTCGAGATCCCGGCGGGCGATCCCGCCGCCGTCCCCGCCCGCCAGCACGCGTGGAACGCCGTCCTCTCGGGCGACGATAACGAGAACATCGTCCCCGCCCGCCACCACGTCCTGCTGTCGCTCACCCTCGCCCGCGACCCGACCGAGGAGGACCGCGAGCGTTTCGGGCGCGCGCTCGAAACGCTCGAACGCGCCTACGAGTGGAGCCACGAGGGGCTGTTGTTCACCGTCGGCTACACCCCCGCGTACTTCGAGCGAGTGGGATGGAACGGCCTGCCCGAACCCACGGCGCTGACCGAGTTCGAGGACCCGGAGTTCGAGGACGGCGATCTTCAGGTCCACCTGGCGAGCGACCACCCGCAGGCGGTGCTCGCCGCCGAGGAGGCGCTGGTGGGCGAGGTCGAGGAGGTGAACGGCGTTGGGGTCGAGGAGTCGATCGAGGACCTGATCGACTCCCGAGAACGGCTCACCGGCTTCGTCGGCCCCGGACTGCCAGCCGAGCACCAGGACACGCCGGGCGTTCCCGACTCCGAGCCGATCCACGAGGAGGCCCCCTTCTTCATGGGGTTTCGCTCCGGGTTCGAGGAGAGCCAGGCGAGCGAGGACCGCGTGACGATCGAGGAGGGGCCGTTCGCCGGGGGCACCACACAGCACGTCGAGACGCTGTCGATCGACCTCCGGCAGTGGTACGAACAGGACTCGCAGTTCCAGCGGGTGGCGAAGCTCTTCAGCCACCAACACGCCGAGGAGGGACTGGTGGGCGAGTACGGCGAGAAGCTCGACGAGTCGAACGCGCTCACGGCCGAGCGGATCGCGAACACGACCGAGGACGCCCGTCGCTACGGCGTCGTCGGCCACGCCCAGAAGGCCGCACGCGCCCGCGAGGACGGCGAACCGCTCCTCCTTCGCCGTGATTTCAACACCACCGACGACGACCGCCCCGGCCTGCACTTCCTCTCGCTCCAGCGCGAGATCGACGAGTTCGTCCGGGTGCGCGAGGCGATGACCGGCACGGATCTCGCCGAGGAGACCGGAATCGGCTCGATCACCAACAACGGGATCCTCCAGTACCTCACCGTGCGCCGTCGGGGCAACTACCTCCTCCCGCCGCACGATCTCCGGGCGTTCCCGGAGCCGTAG